Proteins from one Leptospira wolffii serovar Khorat str. Khorat-H2 genomic window:
- a CDS encoding helix-turn-helix domain-containing protein: MLNPGLVTPILYFGSGLSFLLVIQRLISPKNPRENRISALLFLSLGIIQFSVANVIWELDQTYPHSIFLLLTSFSTIGPLSLLYTHSLVYPNQTLYRDIRVHFLIPGMFFLGECLFFARPWASIIEDLAELRAYRYKHYLSFGFFATTALTTAYFVFRYRMLLTVISVPELKAQIRFILILATVTMVAMCSLVFGFMFGSSSFFSVGGILVTLIIFMLFLAPSRYPDFFAPLTREVRKKKYEKSLLVGLDLNLLELRIEELMNEDRLYRDPDLTLHSLSEDLGIKPYQLTEFLNEHLQTGFHNYINRFRIDEAVRLLGENPDQDILSICYFVGFNSKSSFNDAFRKVTGKTPSQLRRKKQENSGNPKIHTSRSGQALGRNLGGMVELGEGKKNGSLETSSRLKVGEE, from the coding sequence ATGTTAAATCCGGGGTTGGTGACTCCTATCCTTTACTTCGGAAGCGGTCTTTCCTTTCTTTTAGTAATTCAAAGACTGATTTCCCCCAAAAATCCGAGAGAAAATAGGATTAGCGCTCTTCTATTTCTTTCTTTGGGAATCATCCAATTCTCCGTGGCCAATGTGATTTGGGAATTGGACCAGACCTATCCTCATTCCATTTTTCTTCTTCTCACTTCCTTTTCCACCATCGGACCCTTGTCCTTATTGTATACGCATTCCCTTGTATATCCCAACCAGACTCTATACCGGGATATTCGTGTGCATTTTCTGATTCCCGGCATGTTCTTTTTAGGAGAATGTCTATTCTTCGCAAGACCCTGGGCCTCCATCATAGAGGATTTGGCGGAGCTTAGGGCCTATCGTTATAAGCATTACTTATCCTTCGGATTCTTTGCCACCACGGCTTTGACCACCGCGTATTTCGTTTTTCGTTATCGTATGCTTCTTACTGTCATTTCCGTTCCCGAACTAAAGGCGCAGATCCGTTTCATTCTGATCTTAGCCACCGTTACAATGGTGGCCATGTGTTCTCTCGTGTTCGGTTTCATGTTCGGCTCCTCTTCTTTTTTCAGCGTAGGAGGAATTCTAGTAACGTTGATCATTTTCATGTTATTCTTGGCTCCTTCCCGTTATCCGGATTTCTTCGCCCCCCTGACTCGGGAAGTGAGAAAGAAGAAATACGAGAAATCCCTTTTAGTGGGCCTGGACCTGAATCTTCTGGAACTCAGGATAGAAGAGCTTATGAACGAGGATAGATTGTATAGGGATCCGGACCTGACCCTTCATTCCTTGTCGGAAGACTTGGGGATAAAGCCCTACCAGTTGACTGAATTTCTGAACGAGCATTTGCAGACCGGCTTTCATAATTATATCAATCGATTTCGGATCGACGAGGCTGTGAGGCTTTTAGGGGAGAATCCCGATCAGGATATCCTTTCCATCTGTTATTTCGTTGGATTCAATTCTAAATCTTCCTTTAACGACGCCTTTCGTAAGGTTACGGGTAAGACTCCGAGCCAATTGAGACGGAAGAAGCAGGAGAATTCCGGAAATCCTAAGATTCATACTTCCAGATCCGGCCAAGCATTAGGACGCAATCTCGGAGGAATGGTGGAATTGGGAGAAGGTAAAAAGAACGGTTCCTTG